The following nucleotide sequence is from Zea mays cultivar B73 chromosome 1, Zm-B73-REFERENCE-NAM-5.0, whole genome shotgun sequence.
gtcactgaggatgttggagtcacttgtgacttacttgatagtcctacaagtgaaccactacctactaactctatttgttataaatgcaaaatttctcttatgaatgataatattgttcttgatgaatcaaaaatcattgttgagaatgaagtgttagtagatagagtaaatgctctaactcatgatctagagaaggcatatggtggaaaggctaaattggatttcatattaggaagtcaacggtgctcacttaaccgtgagggtcttggatatgttcccaagaaaggaaagaatgcttttataaagcaaaagacattgtttgtgaaagaatgtgacaaagtgtgtcacaagtgtcacaagaaggaacatattaagaaaaattgtcctaagctcaagaatgtatcctccacttgttttgagcattgttatgttctttctcataatgcaaaaggtgttcatgctagatttgttggtacttcaattgttggcaacaaaaagaaagctatttgggtgccaaagaccttggtcactaacatccaaggacccaagcaagtttgggtacctaaaagagattgatttccttttgtaggtgaactacaaggcgggagagaatcattgggtgttagatagaggatgcactcaacacatgaccggagatatgaaaatgttcacccaaatgagtgaggaagattgctcaaattatgatagtatcacatttggagataatctcaaaggaaaggttaaaggattgggtaaaattgctattttgaatgatcattccatatcaaatgtgctcttggttgagtctttgaattttaatttactatccgtagctcaattatgtgatttaggatttagttgcaatttcacggttgatgatgttattatctctagtgttgatggtagcaatcttaagtttaaaggttttagacatgaaaatcattaccttgttgatttctcatctagtgaggcaaagctcacaacttgcttgttctcaaatgcttcactaggttggttatggcatagaagacttggtcatgttggaatgaagcaactcaatcggttaaccaagcatgatttagtccgtggcttgaaagatttgaaatttgagaagaacaattgtgtagctcttgtcaagccgagaagcaagtggcaaatactcatccaaataaaagtcaaatgtctactcatcaacctttggaattacttcacatggatttatttgggcccacatcgtttatgagtattggtggtaattcctattgtcttgtgattgtggatgattattctagattcacttgggtttattttcttcgggataaatctaatgtgtttgaaatattcaagtcatttgctatattggctcaaaaccaatttgattttGATATTAAGAAAGTTaggagtgataatgggtcggaattcaaaaatgcaagaattgattaatattgtgatgacaagggtattaaacatgaattctcttccaaatataccccggaacaaaatggtattgttgaaagaaagaatagaactctcattgatatggctagatctatgttagcggaatataatgtgtCGGATGCGTATTGGGCCGAAGCAATAAAcatcgcttgtcattcatcaaataggctatattgtcataagcttttgaagaaaactccctatgaattgcttattggtaaaaagccaaatatctcatattttagggtattcggttgcaaatgctatattttgagaaagggaagtcggctctctaaatttgagaagaaatgtgatgagggttttcttcttggatattcatcaaatagtaaggcttatagagttttcaacaaaactcatggtattattgaagaagcatatgatgttgagtttgatgaaactaatgggtctcaagatgaaagtgataatcttgatgatgttggtggaactcaattgaaaaatgctatgaaaataatggccattggtgaaataaagtcaaaggaagatgatgatgaaaatagtgtggttgtcattccttcctCTTCAACTCTAAAtaaagaagatcaccaaagccaacaaaatgatgaaattatggatactcatgatcaagatacttcaagtcattcggttcctcctaatTCTTCAACTAGCagttatcaaacggtatcaagaattcatcattccattgtgaaggatcacccagttgatcaaattgtgggtgacattagtaagggtgttcaaactcgctctcatatagcttcattttgtgaacatttctcttttgtttcttgtatagaacctaaccgtgtagatgaagctctacttgatgttgattgggtgaatgcaatgcatgaagaattaaataacttcactcgaaatgaagtttgggagcttgttgagagaccaaagaaccacaatgttattggtacaaaatgggtatttcgcaacaagcacaatgaagatggggtagtagtaagaaacaaggcaagattagttgcacaaggatatactcaaatagagggattggattttggggagacatttgctctcgtggcaagattggaagcaatccggattcttcttgcttatgcttgtgctcatattatcaagctttaccaaatggatgtaaagagtgcctttctaaatggtaagattagtgaactagtgtacgtTGAACAacatcccggttttgaggaccccaaaagacctaaccacgtattcaagctttctaaagctctctatgggattaagcaagctccacgcgcttggtatgaaaggcttagggatttcttgctttccaaagactttaaaattgggaaggttgacactaccctatttcactaaaagaattggaaaagacttatttgtttgtcaaatttatgttgatgatattatttttggatctactaatgaattgttttgtgaggagtttggaaaaatgatgtcaaaagaatttgaaatgtctatgataggagaattgagcttctttcttggtcttcaaatcaaacaattgaaagatggaatctttataagccaatcaaaatatttgagggacatgctcaagaagtttggcttagagaatgcaaagcctatcaagactcctatggaaacaaatggtcatctagacttagatgagggaggtactatggttgatcaaaaactttatcgctcaataattggtagtttactttatattaccgcatctaggcccgatgttatgtttagtgtttgcatgtgtgctcgatttcaagcttcacctagagagattcacttgaaggccgcaaaaagaattctaagatatttgaagtatacttccaatattggtctatggtattccAAAggacaatttgaattaattggatattcggattcggactatgcggggtgcaaagttgatagaaagagcacctcaggttgttgtcaatttcttagaagatctcttgtttcatggtcttctaaaaagccaaattccgttgctctctctaccgccgaggcagaatatatatcggccggtaattgttgtgctcaattattatggatgaaacaaactctattggattatgggatcattttcaagaatgtgcctctcatgtgtgataatgagagtgcggtaaaattggccacAAAtctggtccaacactcaagaactaagcatattgacatacggcatcacttcttaagggatcatgttggaaagggagatatctctatatattcaattggcacggatgatcaattggcTGATATATTTACAAAGCCATTGGATGAAACGAGTTTTGTacactaagaagtgaaatgaatgtgatagatctctcaaatgtggcttgaggtTGAATGCACATGTGTAGTATTGCATTTCGTTTCTAAATATGCTCTCTACGCTATTTATTGGGTATTTTTTATGGATTTTTCATTTTAGATTGATCTAAGTAGTTTGATATGAAAATGTGCATTACTCAAATACATAATGTGTATgtgcatgcatactaacccttgAATTGGTTGAAATGTCTATATATGAGCATCAAATCAGATTTGAAATTCataatcagaaagtggacagaattTGAAATTTTGAGTAtcatgccgcggaccgtccgcccatggaccgcggaccgtccgcagtatcAGGATCTAGACAGTCTGGTCAGCAGTGCAGACAGTCTGAGGctgtgtttggttgggctgtgagctgtgaaaaaagctgttgTAGGCTGTGGGCTGTGGAAAAGCTGCTGTGAGCTTTCAGCTCTGAGAAAGCTGAAAGCCGTTTGGCTGAAACAGCTGTGAAACAGTAGATTCGGTAAGAAATGCCTGTAATGCCCCTGAAGGACAGGAGAGACAAGTTATATGCAAATTAATCGTAAAACAAATTGTTGTTCACATATTTACATGTAAATGGCCATTTTATGAAGGTGAACTTAACTTTTTCAAATTTTGCATCCATCACTACCATATGGTCCACATTAATACAACGAAGTATATGGTCCACATTAATACAAAAGATATATGCTTCATATAATGTTGTCCTCTATCAACATAATTAGCTCCCTGAAGCGGTAACCAAAGCATCAGCTATCCTACTACGAATGGTATTCATGGTATCTTCATTCTCCCCGTCTGGATTGTCATCTCCTTGTGTTTGTGTTGTGGCATTCGTCTGTTCTAGTAGGTACTCCTCATCAGCATCACATCTATCGAACTCCCTATCATGCAAATTGCTATCACGAATAAAATTATGCAACGCCATACAAGCAATAATAATATGCTTCTGAGTACGAGTAGAGAAACTAGGTATGCCCTTCAAAATACGCCACTTCTGCTTCAAGACTCCAAAAGACCGCTCAATGACATTCCGTAGGGATGAATGCAAGAAATTGAACATCTCGTACTTCCCTTGAGGAGGACGCCCAGAACGAAGCTGAAATTCTGGTATATGGTATGCACTTCCTTTAAAAGGGGCAAGATATCCTGTTCGGTTTGGATAACCGGAATCCACAAGATAATATTTTCCTGTAAAATGAAATCAGCaaagaaaaataataaaacaagTATTGGTTACATAGTAAAGAATTATGCATACCTTTAggaggcaagggaaaagaaggaaaATTTGCTAACGCGTGATTGAGGATCCGTGTGTCATGTGCAGAACCTGGCCAACCAGCAACCGCAAAGATAAACCTCATATCAAAGTCACAGATGGCTAGCACATTCTGAGATGTATATCCATGTCGACATGTGTGATTAACCACTTCTTCTGTCGGCACTACAACTGGAACATGTGAACCATCTATAGCTCCAATAGCGCCTTTGAAATAAGGCCAGAAACGATCCTCTTTGATCTTATCATGCTCAGTAGAGAAAGTAGGATCTCTAGGCTTTATATTGTCCTTTGCTAACTTGCGCAAACAATTCAATACTTCATGAAACTTTGTGTGAACTGTCCAGAGTGAACGTGTAAAACGATTTTCAGCTTGTGCAAATGCTTGGGGTCCTCCAACAATCCACAAGAACATCGCCAATGATTCAATTGATGATACATTGTTAGTTGATGTCAAACCATAGGTCGAGATTAGCAAGTCATGAAGTTCCATGAAAACCTCAGTGCTCATCCGAAACATCTTATAAAAGTACCTAGGACGACCCAAGCATCTCATAACCCATTCAAgtccagtttctgttgcttccctGTATTCTCCTTTGTGCAAATACCGTTCAGTGTACATGTTCCCCATTTGACCAATGACAGCAGCTTGCTGGGAAAGTTGAGCCAGAAGCAAAAGGCCATTCTGTCCTTTTTTTGCCAAATCTTCTGTGTTATCACCCATCTACACATGATATATGAATATATTAATAATAGTGGCAGCAAATATATGGCACCAATAACAATAAATTTTAGCAATCACACAAGACTATATGGCAACAATAACAATAGATTTCAGCAATCACACAACTGGGACCAATGACACAATACCAATGATAGAAGCAAATAATATAGTACATTACAAGCACAACACAACTCACGAAAAAATATAGTTCTTAACATTGGGAAATAAAAAAATATTGGTTCACAATACAATTCTGAAAATAAAGGCACTGAAAGTGTTCTACATCCGCTTAATCGACTCCTTTTCATGCTCCCTTTCAAGCAAATCTAGCCTTCCTTCATTTGTTTCTAGTAAGCTGAAGACCTCCCTAAATTCAGGCTTCACAATTAGGAAGGTAGCTGTGTGCATTAGTGCAGTTTTTTCTTGCACCCCACAATCTTTCACCATCTTCATGGCCTCTGCAATACTAGGGACTGGGTTGGTTGGAGGAGTCGATGATGCTTCAACACTTGTGGAGATCTTCTCTGCTGCAGTTTCTATCTTCAAACATGTGTTCTTGTACAGTCGAAAGAATGGGCTCTTCTCATCCTTCTCTTTAGTAGCAGTAGAGcagtccttacgcttcctttttcCTAGTTTTGATTTCTTCAACGCAGCCAGCTTCACATCAACATTATCAACAGTTTTTTGTACCTCAACCACATCATCATCACTTGACTCATCCGAGGATATATCTCCAGGACAGGATGCAGTAGCCCCGCTAACGTGTACCTTATCGAACAATATATGTAGATCATCAAGGTGCTTGGGTCCTTGTTTTCTGAACCTCACATGGTTGCATTTAATACCTTTTCCAGGATTATTACATCTCTGAAATAAAATGAAAAAAGTTAGCAACTCATATGATATGAAGCATGGAAAATAAATAGACAACAATGGGAGTTTAATTCTTACAGCAAGGTGTTCATCCCACCATTCCTTAGAACAGTCAACTGTTTGCTTTGCCTCATCCCATCCAAGCCCAGTGGCATAATTCTTGAACTCCATGAACCATGTATATTCCTTTTTCATATTGTCCAACTTATTCTTTAATTGTTTTTTGGTTAGCTTCTGGCCTGTTTTTTCTTCATGCTTAGTTCTAAGATTTTTCCAACCAGTTTTGGTGAACATTCCCATCGGCCGATTCCCAGCATCTATCTCTCCTTTGCATACATCAATGAAATGCCTCACATTGGCATCACACCAATCTGCCTTATCAGCCATTCTTGAATAAAGCAAAACAAAAAAAACATTCTATTACTGTCATAACAACATCAGTGACAATATTTGAGGATTTTTCTCTGGTAAATGAGAATATCAAAGTAGCACTGCATGGCATAATTCATTAACATACATGACTGTGCGGCACCACTCATCCAAGCACACGTGACCAATTAGCAAAAAATTAATCTAGACACAAAATGGAAGTGACGTGCTCCCTCACCACCAGTGATGTGCTcctctccaccgccaccacataaATAGAAATTACTTACTGCTGCTGCTGCATTTCAGTATGCTACACAAAGGAGGAAGTAATAGGGGGAGATTACCTACAGATCAGTCAAGGGCGGCAGGGATGCAAAATCAAGTGATTGACTGGAGAGGAGCGGAGCTCACTTGCTGTTGTTGCTTGCGTCCAGATGAGAACAGAGGCCCGAAGGGGTGGTCGCCGGAGAGGAGCAACCGGCtaggagcgccgccggggagttgGAGCGCCGCCGGCGAGGTGTAGCGCCGCCGGGCGTGCAACCCTAGCGCCGCCGGGGAGAGGAACACGAGGCGAAGTCGCTGTCTCTGCCTCTCTGGTGTCGCAGGTTCTGGTTGGGGGAAGGGGTCAATCTAAAAAAATAACTCGAACCGGTACCAACATAACGAGTGGCAGGCGGGTAATTTTCACGAAAACATTGATCCACAGCCGCTCACAGCAGGTTCCTCGGTGCTGTGAGAAATGAACTGAGGAAAAGCAGCTTTCTTTGGTAGAACCTGATAGGAAGCCActtcctttggttggcttttagcTTTTGTGGAAGCCAAAGCACCttgaaaagccaaaccaaacggaGCCTGAAGttaccagggcgcggaccgtctgccGCCCCTGCGCGGAGCGTCCGCGACAGGCAGTTAAGTCGAGCTGAGCCAGTCAACTTGTCACTTTCATCCATTGGCTCTCCTCTCTCACTCTCCTCACGCCTAAAGGTCACTTTTTTCGATTGTGTGCGGACGGTGAAGTGAAGTTGCGCACGGACTGTCCGGAAGCTTGTGGGACGTTCAACAAACATGTCTTCATCCCGGTATTTTATAATCTCATTGATTTCATCAAATTTCTTCAAATTTGGGGATTCTTCGGATTTTCTCTCTGATCTAGAATTGAGCAATAGATTcacaaatctgattggtgggattgttagtgCTACTCATTGTGAATGTGGTGCAAAATTTTGAACGACTTTGGATGGTTATTTTCTGCCGAATCAATGTTTGAGTAATTGGGGCGACTAGGGTTCTTGAAAAATCACCCCTGgatggtcgcggaccgtccgccaggtgggcgcggaccgttcggacccttagcgcggacagtccggaccctgACAGAAAGTTGAACTTTCTTTCTCTATGATTGTGGCATTATCAACAATTCATCTCTGGTTATTTCTCACATCTATTGCAGTGGTCTGGGTGGTCTTCGGAAGAAGCTTGTCGGTCGCTtcaaatcaaagcgccctcgtgcAGACGATGCAGACTACACTCCAACCACTGACTCAGAGGCCCAATCTTCAGCTGGGGGCAGTGTATCTATGGACACAGAAGACGTTCCGCATACTCATCCTGACTATCCAATTGACATCACAGGATGGATATTTCCAAAGAGGAGGTTCTCTATGGCAGAATACTGCTCCAAGAGGACTGTCAATCAATATACTCTGCCATCAGAcacaaatgttcaattcttccacATTCAACTCCAATTTGATTTTTTTGTGGCACATTGATGGATACCAACTTTCACaaacatcaggtgattgattggactTTTATGCTAGGACAATCAGTTATGGAGGACCTGATTCCAAAGTTTGAGACATGTGGTCTGTATCACTTTATGGGTCATAGGACTGATTTCAGTGAGATGGCAGTAAAGCAATTCCTGGCCACAGCTGAGATTGATATAGACGAGGAATCCATCACTTGGATGACTGGGTTCAAGAGATATTCTGCAACATTTGCTGAATTCGCAGCTGCCAACAGTCTGAATTATGGTACCATTTCAGCTGGGATTGATCTATacactgaagataattttgaagACTTTATGCAATTTTATGAGCCAGCAAGGCTGGGAATAcctaggaggtttggagagacagcaggactgaggcatcatcctgctgtgatcaacaaaattgcaagagtcacaattcttcccaagagtggggaCAAGAGCAAAATTAGGGATAAGTTCTGGAATATTATCCACCATGtcatgaatggtgaggtaatGAATGTTGTGCTTTTCATGATGAGACAGTTAAATAATCTAAAAATGGACAAAAACCAGAATTTAGCCTATGCTCCTTATATTATGGCTCTCATTAAAGCCAAGACCAGATTTGAAGGGCACTGTGAGACAGTTCATACACCTTTTAGACCCTTCAAGAATGAAATTGGGTTCCTCACtaggccactcac
It contains:
- the LOC103645049 gene encoding uncharacterized protein codes for the protein MGDNTEDLAKKGQNGLLLLAQLSQQAAVIGQMGNMYTERYLHKGEYREATETGLEWVMRCLGRPRYFYKMFRMSTEVFMELHDLLISTYGLTSTNNVSSIESLAMFLWIVGGPQAFAQAENRFTRSLWTVHTKFHEVLNCLRKLAKDNIKPRDPTFSTEHDKIKEDRFWPYFKGAIGAIDGSHVPVVVPTEEVVNHTCRHGYTSQNVLAICDFDMRFIFAVAGWPGSAHDTRILNHALANFPSFPLPPKGKYYLVDSGYPNRTGYLAPFKGSAYHIPEFQLRSGRPPQGKYEMFNFLHSSLRNVIERSFGVLKQKWRILKGIPSFSTRTQKHIIIACMALHNFIRDSNLHDREFDRCDADEEYLLEQTNATTQTQGDDNPDGENEDTMNTIRSRIADALVTASGS
- the LOC103640567 gene encoding uncharacterized protein → MADKADWCDANVRHFIDVCKGEIDAGNRPMGMFTKTGWKNLRTKHEEKTGQKLTKKQLKNKLDNMKKEYTWFMEFKNYATGLGWDEAKQTVDCSKEWWDEHLARCNNPGKGIKCNHVRFRKQGPKHLDDLHILFDKVHVSGATASCPGDISSDESSDDDVVEVQKTVDNVDVKLAALKKSKLGKRKRKDCSTATKEKDEKSPFFRLYKNTCLKIETAAEKISTSVEASSTPPTNPVPSIAEAMKMVKDCGVQEKTALMHTATFLIVKPEFREVFSLLETNEGRLDLLEREHEKESIKRM